The following is a genomic window from Chloroflexota bacterium.
GACCAAGTCCAATGTGCCTGTTCCGCCAGGGTTCGTGGTCACTGCTGCTGCCTATTTCCATTTTCTGGAGGAAGCTAAACTAACAGAAAAGATCCGTGGTTACCTCAAGGACCTGGATACTGGAGATAGCAAGTACCTGGAACAGGTTGCTAATCAGATCAAGGCCAGCATTAACCGGGCACCTATGCCACGACAAATAGCGGAGGAAATAAGGAAAGCCTATAGGAAAATGGGGGGTGGCCTGGTAGCCGTGAGGTCGTCTGCCACTGCTGAAGACCTGCCGGAAGCCTCCTTTGCCGGTCAGCAGCGTACCTTTCTCAATGTGGAAGGGGAAGACAGCGTAGTGGCAGCAGTACAGGATTGCTGGGCATCTTTGTTCGAACCTCGGGCCATCTTCTATCGGGTTGAGCACGGTTTCGAACACCTGAAAATAGGCATTGCTGTTCCGGTACAGAGAATGGTCCAGTCTGAGGTCTCAGGAGTCATATTTACTGTAGAGCCAGTAAGCAGCGACGGCAGCAAGATCATCATCGAAGCAGTATACGGCCTGGGAGAGACTGTAGTCTCTGGTCTAGTGACACCCGACCTTTACACCATAGACAAAGAGACGTCGAGGATCATGGATAAGAGTATAGTCAAGCAGGAGTGGCAACTGGTTAGAAACGTGGCTGCCAGAAACCACGAGGAAAGCAACATCCAAGTACCAGTTGCGGTTTCGGATCAAGGGAAGCAGAAACTGACAGACAAGGATATCTTGGCCCTGGCGAACATCGCCAAGACGATAGAGAACCTGTACCAGTTCCCCCAGGATATCGAATGGGCTAAAGAGGGGGACAAGCTTTACATTGTACAAACCCGTCCTGTCACCACCATTAGCGCTCGTAGGGAGGCGGAGGCAGTCGAAGAGGTCGAAGGCGTCGAACTCCTCAGTGGCATACCGGCCAGTCCAGACACAGCCACAGGAACAGTGAAGATAACTCACCATGCCTCTGAAATAGACAAGGTAAGAGAAGGTGATGTGCTAGTCGCTGAGATGACCACGCCCGATTTTGTGCCGGCTATGAAGCGGGCGGTGGCTATTGTAACCGATCGCGGCGGCAGAACCTGCCATGCGGCCATAGTAAGCCGAGAACTTGGGGTCCCCTGCATCGTGGGAACAGGAAGCGCTACCAGAGTGCTGAAAGATGGGCAACTGATCACCGTAGACGGTTCGCAAGGAAAGGTCTATGAGGGCCGGGTGACAAGAAAGACTGCGGCCATCCCCAGCTTCATGTTAGTAGGGGAGTCAGTGAAGACAACCACCAAAGTTTATGTCAATCTAGCTGAGCCCGACTTGGCTGAACGTGTGGCAGCCCGAAACGTGGATGGCGTGGGTCTTCTCAGGGCTGAGTTCATGATTGCTAGTATCGGGGAGCACCCCCGCTATATGCTCAGCCAAAATAGA
Proteins encoded in this region:
- the ppsA gene encoding phosphoenolpyruvate synthase, translating into MKKDLKVVAWFEEIGRGDLALAGGKGANLGELTKSNVPVPPGFVVTAAAYFHFLEEAKLTEKIRGYLKDLDTGDSKYLEQVANQIKASINRAPMPRQIAEEIRKAYRKMGGGLVAVRSSATAEDLPEASFAGQQRTFLNVEGEDSVVAAVQDCWASLFEPRAIFYRVEHGFEHLKIGIAVPVQRMVQSEVSGVIFTVEPVSSDGSKIIIEAVYGLGETVVSGLVTPDLYTIDKETSRIMDKSIVKQEWQLVRNVAARNHEESNIQVPVAVSDQGKQKLTDKDILALANIAKTIENLYQFPQDIEWAKEGDKLYIVQTRPVTTISARREAEAVEEVEGVELLSGIPASPDTATGTVKITHHASEIDKVREGDVLVAEMTTPDFVPAMKRAVAIVTDRGGRTCHAAIVSRELGVPCIVGTGSATRVLKDGQLITVDGSQGKVYEGRVTRKTAAIPSFMLVGESVKTTTKVYVNLAEPDLAERVAARNVDGVGLLRAEFMIASIGEHPRYMLSQNRGGEFVDKLAGGLEIFARAFNPRPVVYRTSDFKTNEYRNLKGGELYEEVEENPMLGYRGCSRYVREIDIFKLELDAVKRVRKSFTNLWVMIPFVRTIRGLTQAKRILQSEGLVGSPDFKLWMMVEVPSNIILLDQFIDVGLDGISIGSNDLTQLILGIDRDSPKLAEWFDERNEAVLWSLERAITIAKRRGITSSICGQAPSVYPELTTKLVEWGITSVSVNPDMIEQTRAIIAEAEKALAGRSPT